The Harmonia axyridis chromosome 3, icHarAxyr1.1, whole genome shotgun sequence nucleotide sequence ttttattgtgtataatgtataatgaCTTATATCGTATTCAAGCACGAAATTGATTTTTGTTTCCCcaagaaaattatttgaaaatttgatgaatgACACTGTTTGAAAGTATCActcaataatatattttcatgatatgtCAGCTCTTGGCTCCAAGTCAgtgattttctcattttctcCTCGTTTGAATCAGATAGAAAATTCTTCTAATGTCGGTTACTTAAATGGTTGCTATCATTTATCAATTACTTAACCTTTCAGATGCAATCATTAATATcaagaattattcatattaACTTCTAGTTTTTCgtgattgaaaacaaaattagtTCCTAGGATTTCATCCAAGTGTCTATGACTCAGTTTATACGTGGACATTAATTTTGACCTATTACAAGCATGTTGGAGTAATTATATTgaggaaaataaatgaataatgattATAAATTATCACGATTTTTAGCAATATTTATGATTCATatgtaataatatatatttctttgtttcaGGTAGaggaattttcaaatatcaatgaatctataaggtaaattcatttatttgcaGTTATCTAACTGAATAGGTTATGTTTACCTAATCAACCTATTTTGTGGAAAGTTCTCAACTTACTGATATAACCTTGAAGAACTCAACAAAAAATAGCCACTATATTCTAAATAAGAGTTCTATCAAAATTCTTGGACGATTTTTGTTGAATACTTGGAGTTAACCTAGTTATTTAGCGTTCGTCATTTTGTCAGAATATAtttcgatcgaaatgaaaatgcgtgttcagatattgaaaaaacagtTTTAATTCAGAGGCAATATCAAGCTGATGGTCATAtgagaaccataaaaaaattaataagaatCCTACTGGGAAAGTAAAATCCGATATCCAATATGGATAAAAAgcaaaaccaatgtaaaaatgaattacaaagtgaTCTTGAagtaattatggattcaatatttttgataatacattgttaaaagtcacttcaaaccactttaagttatccaagttcttaaaaacttcacttttacttttaaaatttgtgcagtaaaactgtctgcgcgaaaatttgaagtacacgtctcagttcagtttttagtggtgttcctgaatattaaaacagattttcaaaattccgatgtacagggtgttgtttcgaggattcaaacgattcataattttttgttaacccggacctggattttcaaggcggttactGCATGATACGTTtaggctctcaattaggaacatatttgccaaatatgaagaaaatataccgggtggttcgtttgatatggcctcagaaagaaacgggcaaaattcataaaacaccctgtatctcggctacgaagacagtaagacccaataaatggggtatctccagaaccgccttggtgccacctatgcacctgtgaagtagttccgtttcccaatgaaacaccctgtatacacgaACATACATGTATCATAGTAACTTGTAATTGACTTATCACATACATCAACGTTATGTATGAATGGAATAATCTTTCTCAAGATGGCGGGTGAGACTTAACGGGTTTCTGGTATTCAGACAAATTGACAACATTTAAGAAAAAATACTTTATTTGAGTTACGAGATCCTTCATATTCATTTTGCCTTCATCAGTAGTTTGTATGCCTCACTTCCAAGAATTTAACCACTTCTCCTTCAGAAGATCGGACAATTTTTCTCCTATCATTATTCCTGGGGCATTAGTATGTGCTGTAAGTGGTAAAGGTATGACACTACAATCAGCCACCCTCAAGTTCTTCACGCCATAAACCTTTAATTCGTTATCTACAACAGCTTCTGGATCCTGATCAGGTCCCATTTTGCAAGTGCCAACCTGATGGTGTAAAGTTGCAGATACGTGTCTGAGAGCACATTCCCAATAGTCGTCAGAATCGAATTCTAAATGCTCGCATCCCGGGAGAGGTACATTGTGAAGCTTTGCATCGTATCTTTGCATCGACGGAAATTCCATTATCCTCTGCACCTCTCTGATTGCAGCGATGAAAGTCTTGATGTCTGAATTTTCAGGGTCAGTGAAGTATCTGCCATGAAACTTGGGAGCGTCCAAGGGTGATTTTGAGGTCAGTTCAATATACCCGTACGACTTTGGATGCATCAACAGAGGACACAACGTTGCTGAATTTTTGTCTTCGAGTGGTTTCCAAAACTTTTCGTAAATCTCGTCAGTGAACGCGAAAGCTTTTCTATAGATCAACCCTTGATCAGTTTGCATACCGCCCCCCACGAAGAGAATTTCTATGTCCGGATATTTCTTATTCGTTTCTTTGGACTCCTTTGTTTTTATGTAGGTAAAAGCTTCCACTCCTCCTAAAGATGACATAGGTCCATCGCTAGTGCTATTTAAGAATTTCAAGATGTTGATTGGTGCCGTTAAATCTTTCTGTTTGTATTCTATGGATTCGTTGAACGTATAAGGAAGACCCAGGAAGGTGATATGATCGTACAATTTTTGTCCCACTTGAAGATCTTTGATGATGGGGATTCCGAGTTTTTGCAATTGCTTTTTCGGTCCTATTCCTGAAATATGAAGAAACgatattttatataatat carries:
- the LOC123674767 gene encoding glucose dehydrogenase [FAD, quinone]-like isoform X2, which gives rise to MSSLGGVEAFTYIKTKESKETNKKYPDIEILFVGGGMQTDQGLIYRKAFAFTDEIYEKFWKPLEDKNSATLCPLLMHPKSYGYIELTSKSPLDAPKFHGRYFTDPENSDIKTFIAAIREVQRIMEFPSMQRYDAKLHNVPLPGCEHLEFDSDDYWECALRHVSATLHHQVGTCKMGPDQDPEAVVDNELKVYGVKNLRVADCSVIPLPLTAHTNAPGIMIGEKLSDLLKEKWLNSWK